One stretch of Erpetoichthys calabaricus chromosome 14, fErpCal1.3, whole genome shotgun sequence DNA includes these proteins:
- the gh1 gene encoding somatotropin: MSTYKKEDPCTSPTIKLIAFNKQEKSKHQQAKMTPGFRLCPLLLTLALTSLEHTGAYPTIPLSSFFTNAVLRAQHLHQLAADIYRDFERTYVPDEQRHSSKNSPSAFCYSETIPAPTGKDEAQQRSDVELLRFSLALIQSWIGPLGSLSRVFTNSLVFSTSDRLFEKLKDLEEGIMVLLKELEDVGFRGSPLLRLTYDKFDVNLRSDDSLMKNYGLLACFKKDMHKVETYLKLMKCRRFVESNCTL; the protein is encoded by the exons ATGTCAACGTATAAAAAGGAAGATCCATGCACGAGTCCGACCATCAAACTCATCGCATTCAACAAGCAAGAAAAATCAAAGCATCAGCAGGCAAAAATGACACCAG GGTTTCGGTTGTGCCCGCTTCTACTCACGCTGGCTTTAACCTCATTGGAGCACACGGGAGCCTATCCGACGATTCCGCTCTCCAGCTTCTTCACAAACGCCGTGCTCAGAGCGCAGCACCTGCACCAGCTCGCCGCAGACATTTACCGGGACTTC GAACGCACCTATGTCCCAGATGAGCAACGCCATTCCAGCAAAAACTCCCCCTCAGCTTTTTGCTACTCAGAGACAATCCCAGCACCTACAGGCAAAGATGAAGCTCAGCAGAGATCT GATGTGGAGCTCCTTCGGTTCTCTTTGGCTCTCATCCAGTCTTGGATCGGCCCCCTGGGCTCTCTGAGCCGCGTCTTCACCAACAGTCTCGTCTTCAGCACCTCCGATCGACTCTTTGAGAAGCTGAAGGACCTCGAGGAAGGCATCATGGTCCTCTTGAAG GAACTCGAAGACGTGGGTTTCAGAGGCTCCCCTTTGCTCCGACTCACCTACGACAAATTTGATGTCAACCTCCGGAGCGACGATTCTTTGATGAAAAATTATGGGCTGCTGGCTTGTTTCAAGAAAGACATGCACAAAGTGGAGACGTACCTGAAGCTCATGAAGTGCCGGCGCTTTGTCGAGAGTAACTGCACGCTGTAG
- the LOC114664856 gene encoding somatotropin-like isoform X1, with amino-acid sequence MKPGVMLFAISLVAILNSLGHMGDAPKMKLTRVFRNLVPRARHLHHLATAIYKEFERTYVPQEKRHSSKKPALCSSATIQAPRNKEETLQKSDVELLCFSLIIIQSWINPLKNLSHLITNRHIHVLSNRLLEKLRDLEEGIQVALRVLEKRSDRHMDTYSKFEVILPADGSVMKVPGLLACFRKDAHRVATYLNLVTFQRFA; translated from the exons ATGAAGCCAG gaGTTATGCTCTTCGCCATTTCACTTGTGGCGATTCTAAATTCATTGGGCCACATGGGGGATGCTCCGAAGATGAAGCTCACCAGGGTCTTCAGGAACTTGGTACCAAGAGCCCGCCATTTGCACCACCTCGCCACAGCCATTTACAAGGAGTTT GAGCGGACCTACGTTCCTCAGGAGAAACGCCATTCCAGTAAAAAACCTGCACTTTGCTCCTCAGCCACAATCCAGGCGCCGAGAAACAAAGAAGAAACCTTACAGAAATCG gATGTGGAGttgctttgcttttctttgaTTATTATCCAGTCTTGGATCAACCCCTTGAAGAATCTGAGCCACCTTATCACCAACAGACATATTCATGTTCTCTCAAATCGACTCCTTGAGAAGTTAAGAGACCTTGAAGAAGGCATCCAAGTTGCTTTGAGg GTACTTGAAAAGAGAAGTGACAGACATATGGACACGTACAGCAAGTTTGAGGTCATCCTGCCAGCCGATGGCTCTGTGATGAAAGTGCCCGGGCTCTTGGCTTGTTTTAGAAAAGACGCCCACAGAGTGGCAACCTACCTGAATCTGGTGACATTCCAACGCTTCGCTTAG
- the LOC114664856 gene encoding somatotropin-like isoform X2 — protein sequence MKPGVMLFAISLVAILNSLGHMGDAPKMKLTRVFRNLVPRARHLHHLATAIYKEFDVELLCFSLIIIQSWINPLKNLSHLITNRHIHVLSNRLLEKLRDLEEGIQVALRVLEKRSDRHMDTYSKFEVILPADGSVMKVPGLLACFRKDAHRVATYLNLVTFQRFA from the exons ATGAAGCCAG gaGTTATGCTCTTCGCCATTTCACTTGTGGCGATTCTAAATTCATTGGGCCACATGGGGGATGCTCCGAAGATGAAGCTCACCAGGGTCTTCAGGAACTTGGTACCAAGAGCCCGCCATTTGCACCACCTCGCCACAGCCATTTACAAGGAGTTT gATGTGGAGttgctttgcttttctttgaTTATTATCCAGTCTTGGATCAACCCCTTGAAGAATCTGAGCCACCTTATCACCAACAGACATATTCATGTTCTCTCAAATCGACTCCTTGAGAAGTTAAGAGACCTTGAAGAAGGCATCCAAGTTGCTTTGAGg GTACTTGAAAAGAGAAGTGACAGACATATGGACACGTACAGCAAGTTTGAGGTCATCCTGCCAGCCGATGGCTCTGTGATGAAAGTGCCCGGGCTCTTGGCTTGTTTTAGAAAAGACGCCCACAGAGTGGCAACCTACCTGAATCTGGTGACATTCCAACGCTTCGCTTAG